The Ahaetulla prasina isolate Xishuangbanna chromosome 13, ASM2864084v1, whole genome shotgun sequence genomic interval ttaaaacaattcCAGTTAAAATTTGATTGGAAGATTATGATTGTGAACAAGAGCTTTGGGGCAGGTTTTAAGTAGTCTCTGAAAGTTATCTTTGGCAGATTCTTCTCCCTGCAACAGGACTAAGTAAACACAGCCTGTAGTGATCTATATTCTTTTCATTGCAGTAATATTATTAAATCCATCTCTCtcttataagaagaaaaaaagaaatcccaCAATTTTCTATCaaagtttatttacattttaaaaaggtatataaaaatatgctgtgtaaaagagttttatttatttctgccCAGTTGATCCAAAACCGCCTGAGCCACGTTCTGTTTCATCCAAAACCTGAAAAATAGAAGCAATTCGTTTAATTGAATAAGAGGAAACAAGGTGTAAAAGAAAAAGTGCACACATGAAATCCCAATTGTGAGCCTCactaaccacaattgggattgcCAACTGCCACTAAGTGACAGTCATAATGTGTAACAGCAGGTGATTGTGCCAGACGTATAAGCATCATGTGACCCTGACTTGTCACCCAGTTCtccgctgactttgcttgttggaaacttgTTATGAAGGTTATGAAtaatgactgtgggatgctgtggCCGGCATAAATATGCACCAGTTGCCAAACCACAATTATGTGACTTTGGGGACACTGCGATGGGTGCAAGTTCAGTCAATGATGTGGTAAATCTTTTTAGTGTTATTTTAAGTTCATATGGTCACTGAACAGTCTACCTTTATATTCATATAATcatataaacatacacacacacaccctaaacATTCCAATAAATGACAGCCTAGGTTTCTTATAGTCATCCATAACTAAGCTATTTTCAAAAGTAATTTGTTATATTGTTAAGAACTCAACTGCAGACCactgacaaaaaaaaattgagattctGAAGTAAATGTGAACTAAATAGATTTCATCCTTATCCCTATTAAATAAATCCGTTTAATTCCTATATTTTATCAACAGTAAAATACCTGGGTTAGcagttattttttccccatttcttacCTTGACTTCTTCAAGAACCGGATAGTAGATGCGCTCACAGATTAGTTGAGCAATCCTGTCAccctttttaactttaaaaaaaaaaaggaatttagaaAGTGATATCGTTTAAAAAGCAACACATTATCAGCACATTGTTACATCATTCTAAGGAAAATGCCAGAACAATACTGTGCAATTACACTAAGGACAATGTAAGGAAATGACTTGTTTCTCCTCCTGGAGATTGGATGACTGCTTATAAAGTTTAGCTGGATACCCATTATTTACGCCAGGGTTGCCCAGTGTGGTCAATACCATTCTCAGATAGTCAATGGGACTATCCGTTATTGTTTTTGCTGTTAGTGGCAGTGCTGTTGGTAGTATTTATCTTCATATACTAAATGTTTGGAGGTCAAAGAACAATCTAAAACTTTATAGAGGTTGGTGACCTGAAGAGTTTGGGAAGTTTTAATTAATGATATATTTGCAGGGCAGTATACGTGTTTCCATCAAGAGAGAATTGCCCTGAAGCTCCCTCAGTTGCTCTGCCAAAACTGATCAGCATTCACCTTTTACATGTATGTTCTAATTTAAAAGCAGGAAATTTAAGGAAAATATCAGCTTaacattaacttttttttttttacctttaaatggttcctttccaaagttaaacaatacaaCACCAACATTTCCCCTGTAATCCTCATCAATTACTCCAgctgttaaaaacaaaaatgcaacAGTGTAGATGTTTCACTGTATATATGAGTCCACTCAGattgaatatattatatatatatatattcatatatatgaatatatatatgaatatattatatatatattcatatatatgaacACAcagatattacacacacacacacacacacaccaggttaGCTATGCTGGCAAGCCTCAAAAGCAACCGGGTTATGGTCCACTGCACAAAAGATTATTTCACCATTTGCACAGGAATTTGTTAAGCGAAAACTACTTTTTTGATATCTGTGATAAGGATAtgtacgtacgtatgtatgtatataaaattcACTCTAGCAATGGGTTTCTATGATACATCTAAGGGCATTAATCCAGTAGTAGAGTTTACTCTCTAGTTGTACTTAATTCCAATTAAAATCAATGAGCCTAACTTAAAATCTACTATATTTCATAGAACCTTAAGTCTTATTAGCTCAGTAACAAATGAATCAGTGTGAGGattccttaaaaataaaaagtttgaaaATGTTTGTTTCTAAACATTGCttaattgaaataaatatatgcagTGGATAAATGTATCTAGCCAACTGCTAGCATATACTTCTGCAGAGCTTAGTTCACGGTCAATTGCTTTAACAGATGTGCTTTAATTAACTTGATCATAAATTATTGCAAAGAACATATGTTCCATCATTTAGCTTCCCTAAAATTATAGGGAGCTTATTTATGTAATAAAGAAAACTCACATTTCATCTTTCAATACTTCTGTTCCCAGTACAGTACTGTCATCTTATTAAATATGCAAATTAATGTAAATAAGCAAAACCACATTTTGGAGCCTGTCAATTTATTTCACTAAGAATATTTTTATCCAAATTAAGAATGATGAAATATGCATTTTAGGCTGCAGCAGCTAAATGCATATACTGATATAATTGTATTCAGAAACAATTACTCACCACCGACATCAATGAAATGATTTACAGCTAATCCAGATCGAGGAGCTtaaatcaaagaaagaaagaaaaaagtgttaattATGATACTTTCTAAGTTTCAGAAATAAAGGTTTTGCAAACTTATAAGATTACAATTTTTCTGTTTAACAACTTACCTACTCGACCATAGCAACCTGTAGGAAGGGCAACCTGAATATCTGTTTTCACAACAGCTTTCCCTACAGCAGGGACCTCACAATCATACGCactaccaaacaaacaaacaataaataaataaatatctaagaaaaaaaatcagtaagttCAAATTGTATGCAAAAATCATTTTTATACACTTTTTttaatacacaggtagtccttgacttatgacaattgagcccaaaacttatgttgctaagcaagacaaatattaagtgagctttgtctcattttatgacctttctcgccacagatgttaagtgaatcactgtaataaTAGTACTAatggcacttaagacttatatacatctttatagccctctctaagtggtttgcagagtcagcatattgcccacaacaatctgggtcctcgttttaccaacctcagaaggatggaaggctgagtcaaccttgagcctggtgaaattagaactgcaaattgcagtcagccagcagtcagcagtagGAGCCTGCactaccgcattctaaccactgaaccattgcagctgctaagttagtaacatggttaagtaaatctggcttcctcattgattttgtttgtcagaaggttccaAAAACAGATCACTTGATCCctggacactgtaaccgtcataaatatgagtcagttgccaagtgtctggattttgatcatgtgatcaaaggttgtaagtgtgaaaaacagtcataagtcatacggcagcgcatggaagccttcggcctacattttctggaacgttgacatcatatttttcagtgccgctgtaactttgaacagtcattaaactaatgctcgtaagtcgaggaccacctgtacaattGTGTCCCTGCTGTCACGATTGACATTCATCCACTTTGAGGTTGGTGAGCATTTATGATTGTTGTGTTGATCCACAGCTACACAATTGCCTTTTGCATGCCCACAACTGGCTTCCAGTAaggaaaatcaatggagaagtcgGCAATAAAACAGCAAACTGTCCCTGCCATcacatgtctcatttaacaatcccattgcttagcaacagagctgCTGGTCCCAGTTTGAGGTTGTTAAGCGGGGACTACCTGCAGATTGGAGTTACAGGTGGATCTTGGATTCAAATGAAtggattattgttttattgtaccaGTACAAcgttaccatgtttccctgaaaataagacatcccctgataataagcccgatcaggcttttgagtgcatgcgctaaaatccccccaataagccctccctgaaaatatttgccatttccttagggttagggagatagagctgaaaatcaggtaaaatggcaagaggagcaccatcttgctccacacaccccaaaataatgacCTCCctgacaataaggccaagtgcttatttcggggttcaaaaaagtataagacagggtcttattttcagggaaacatggtatttgctTGGaaaagtactggaagaaaaacttGTTTTATTGGTTAGCACAGAATACTCTTGAAAAACAGCCCTCTGAAAGACAAAGTGCTCAACAATATTACTCAAATTCATATAGCCGCCCATTTCACACATATTGACAGCCcaccattaaaaagaaaatgcagcCACAGCTAATCCTTTCGATTTAAAGATCGGTTTCAAGCTGTAAGAAGTCCACCCTCTTCCTTGTCTCAAATGTGCTTCTgcctcccccctcaaaaaaaggcagctggactttctttgaaaacatttcgcttttcttccaagaagcttcctcagttcaacTGAAGaaactccttggatgagaagcgaaacattttcaaagaaaacaccaagaaaaaGCCAACTCAgttttaggctgcataaacagagggatagaatcaagatcatgtgaagtgttaataccactttataatgccttggtaaggccacacttggaatattgcatccagttttggtcgccacgatgtaaaaaagatgtggagactctagaaagagtgcagagaagagcaacaaagaggattaggggactggaggctaaaacatatgaagaacggttgcaggaactgggtatgtctagtctgatgaaaagaaggactaggggagacatgatagcagccttccaatatctcagatgctgccacaaagaagagggaggcaaagtattctccaaagcacctgagggcaggagaagaagcaatgggtggaaactaatcaaggagagaagcaacttagaactaaggagaaatttcctgacagtcagaacaattaatgagtggaacaacttgcctgcagaggttgtgaatgctccaacattggaaatttttaagaagatgttggataaccatttgtctgaagtggtgtagggtttcctgcctgggcagggggttggactagaagatctccaaggtcccttccaactctgttattctattctattctattctattctattctattctattctattctattctattctattctccagctgccttttggaaaatagtaacaacaacaacaacagttttgGGACAATTGTTGGCCCGAAATCTCCGCAGGAGATTTGTTCTTCTTTCTTTACCTGTACAAATCGTAGCCCGCCGCGCGGGAAGATCCTTTAGAAGGCGCAAAAGCGTTCTCGGTTAGCTTGGCGAAGCGCAGGCTCTGGGATGTCGCGTCCCCGTTGGGAATATTCAGCCTGGCGCTGGAAGGTTCTCCTGGGATTACCGTGGAAACTGGCATAGCGACCGGGCGAAAAAGGGCGGCCAATTCTGAGGGgacgggaaaaaaaaaaaaaaaaaagaagacgaagAGATGCTCCGAAAGCCcgcgcttttttttctttttccttttgaatgGGACCCGCCCGCGGCAACGACGGCCAATGGGCGGGCGCGCGCGCGGGGCAACGACGGCCAATGGGCGCGCGAGGACCTCTGAGCCAATGGGCGCGCGGCGGAGGCGGGGTTTTCCCCTGTCTGTCAGTctaagaaagggggggaaaaatgaagtTGGCGCGCGCCGTCGTCCGAATCGGAATTTTCTTAAAGGGCGGGGGAGAGAAGGGAATTTTACTTCGGGTTTCGGCagtttttttctgcctcttccaCGGGAATGGTAGCCAGGAATGCCTGGTTTATGTGTGTATATAGGTATGTCTGTGGGGGTTTCGGCGCGGACGGGCCCGCTCGGGGCCTCCCTCGTACCGCCTGAAGGGGCTTGGTTTGCTAATTTCAGTCAGATAATTAAAATGGCGGCGGCTTTTCTTGgcgggaggcaaaaaaaaaacaacacccgcaTGAATGAggctgtttaaaccaggggtctccaaccttggtccctttaagacttgtggacttcaactcccagagtccctcagccagcaaagctggctgaggaactctgggagttgaagtccacaaagggaccaaggttggagacccctggactttaAACTACCGATTTCCCCGTCGTCGTT includes:
- the DUT gene encoding deoxyuridine 5'-triphosphate nucleotidohydrolase, mitochondrial; this translates as MATLRSLRHKLAALFRPVAMPVSTVIPGEPSSARLNIPNGDATSQSLRFAKLTENAFAPSKGSSRAAGYDLYSAYDCEVPAVGKAVVKTDIQVALPTGCYGRVAPRSGLAVNHFIDVGAGVIDEDYRGNVGVVLFNFGKEPFKVKKGDRIAQLICERIYYPVLEEVKVLDETERGSGGFGSTGQK